Part of the Acidimicrobiia bacterium genome is shown below.
AGGGTCTGCTCGGCGTGGCGGCGCGACGCGGGCCGGAACGAGCCGAGGAGCTCGGTGCCCATCTCGACGAGGACCACCCGGGCGTGGCTGACGTCGGCTCGGCGGTAGCCGCTGGCCAGCACCTTCGTGAACAGCTCGGCCATGGTGCCGGCGGTCTCGACGCCGGTGGGCCCGCCGCCGACGATCACGCACGTCAGCGAGCCGTCTCGGGCCCGCGCCGGCTCGCGTTCGGTGGCCTCGAAGCAGCCGAGGATCTGGTGTCGGAGCCGGATGGCCTCGCCCAGCGTGTAGAGCGGGAAGGCGTGCTCGGCCACGCCGGGGACGCCGAAGTCGTTCGTGGTCGCGCCCGCCGCCACGACCAGCGCGTCGTACGGAATCGACGCGCCGCCCTCGAGCTCCACCTGCCGAGCGTCGCGGTCCACCCCGACGACGGTGCCGAGCTGGACGTCGACGTTGCGGTCGTGGGCGAAGATGGCCCGGATCGTGTGGGCGACGTCGCCCTCGTCGAGCCCGGCCGTCGCCACCTGGTACAGCAAGGGTTGGAAGGTGTTGTAGTTGCGCTGGTCGATGAGGGTCACGTCGACGGGCTCGTCGACGAGGCGACGCACGACCTGGAGCCCGGCGAAGCCCCCGCCGATCACGACGACCCGCGCTCGCCCGAGCTCCGGCACGGCCACGCACCGAGGGTAGGTGGGGCGGCCGCGTGGACGAGCGGGGGGCTCCCGGCGGCCCGGTCGGCGAGCACCGACTTGACGGGACCGACCCCGGCTGGGTGACGTGGCGCGCCGCGACCGCAGCCGAGCTGGTCGCCGACCGGGTGCCGATCGAGGCCAGCGTGGATCGTCGGGTCGAATCGAATCGCCGGTGGTGGGACCAGATGGTCCCGATCCACGCCGCGTCGCCCTTCTACGACGTCGAGCGCTTCCGCGCCGGCGGCCTGTCGCTCGACGAGATCGAACGCGGCGAGGTCGGCGACGTCCGGGGCCAGTCGCTGCTGCACTTGCAGTGCCACTTCGGGCTGGGGACGCTGTCGTGGGCTCGCCTCGGCGCCCGCGTGACCGGGGTCGACTACTCGGCGCCGGCGATCGAGCTCGCCCGTCGGCTCGCAGCGGAGCTGGGCCTCGAGGCCCGGTTCCTGTGCTCGGACCTCTACGAGCTCCCGGACCGGCTGCAGGAGCGGTTCGACGTCGTCTTCACGTCGTACGGCGTCCTGACCTGGCTGCCCGACCTGGCCCGCTGGGGCGAGACCGTCGCCGGCCTGCTGCGTCCGGGCGGCCGGCTCCACCTCGTCGAGCTCCACCCCTTCGCCGGCATGTTCGACGACGAGACCACCGAGGTGCGGCTCCGCTACCCGTACTTCCGGGGCGCCGAGGCCATCCGCATCGAGCGGCCCGGCAGCTACGCCGCCCCCGCGGCGCCGACCGACCTCCAGGTCACCTACTCCTGGCCCGCCCCCGTCAGCGCCGTGCTCGGGGCGCTCGTCGACGCCGGCCTGCGGATCGAGTCGTTCCGAGAGTTCGGCTCCTGTGGGGAGCAGCTCCGGCCCTGGCTCGTGCTCGGCCCCGACGGACGGTGGACCGCCCCGCCCGGGTGGCCGGCGGTCCCGCTCCTCTACGCCCTGCGGGCCCGGGCCGGCTGACCGGACCCTGCCCGATTTCTCACGGTTCGAGCAATTCGGGCACTTGTGACATCGGTAGGGGTACCAGTGCGTTTCCCCCTTTGTTACTCTTCGCGTTTAGCCGAACACTCTGGGTGGGGGTAAGGGCAGGCGAATCGGAGCCGAGATGCGACCGTCAGCACCCGACCGATGGCGAGAGCGCCCGCTCGCTCGGGTCCTGGTCGGCGCGGCCGCCTACCTCCTTCCCCTCGCCGGCTCGGCCGCCGCCGGGTTCACGGTCAGCCGTCTCGTCCCGCTGCGCGGCGGGGTCACCGGTCGGGTGGCGTGGGCCCTGGCCGTGGTCGTGAGCGCGGGGATCGCGTACTTCGTCGTCGAGCGCGTGGCCCGCCGGCTCCTGCCCCTGGCGATGCTGCTCCGGCTCTCGCTGCTGTTCCCGGATCGAGCCCCGTCTCGCTTCGCCCTCGCGCTCCGAGCCGGCAACCGGCGGCGGCTCCAGGCCTGGGCCCAGCGCGAGGCCGCGTCCGGCCAGCGCCCGGACGCCGAGCGCCAGGCCGAGACCGCGCTCACCCTCATCGCGGCCCTCGGGGCCCACGACCGCCGGACCCGCGGCCACTCGGAGCGGGTCCAGGCGCTGACCGACCTCGTGGCCGAGGAGGTCCATCTCTCGCCCGGCGACACCGACCGCCTCCGCTGGGCCGCGCTGCTCCACGACATCGGGAAGCTCACCGTGCCCGCCGACGTCCTCAACCGTCCTGGCCGGCCGAACCCGGCGGGGATGCGGGCCATCCGCCGCCACCCCGGCGAGGGCGCGCGACTCGCCGAGCCGCTCGCGTCGTGGCTCGGCGAGTGGCGCCACGCCATCGACCAGCACCACGAGCGCTTCGACGGCGACGGCTACCCGCGCGGCCTCCGCGAGGGCGAGATCTCACTGGGGGCGCGCGTCGTCGCCGTCACCGACGCGTACGAGACCATGACCGCGGTCCGCGCCTACAAGAAGGCCATGAGCATCCAGGACGCGCGCACCGAGCTCGTGCGGTGCGCCGGCAGCCACTTCGACCCGAAGGTCGTGCGCGCCTTCCTCGACATCTCGATCGGCCGGCTGCGACGGACCGCTGGTGTCGTCGCGGCGCTGGCGGAGATCCCGCTCCTCGGCCTGCTGCCCCGACTCGCGATCGGCACGAGCACGCTCGCGCCCGCGGCGACGCCCGGGCTGACCGGCGCGGCGCTGTTCGGGCTCGGGGTCCTCACCTTCGGGGCCCACGCCCCCACGCCTTCGGCGTCTTCCGCGGGTCTCGCGGCTCGGCCGACGGCCACGGCCAGCGCTGCCCTCCTGACCGCGCCCGCCGACGGGGTCGCGGTCGGCTCGCCCGCGGCGGCGCCCCCGTCCGCCTCGGCGCCCGCGCTCCCACCGCCGGCGGGTGCCGTCGGCCGCGGGCTCGTCGGCGGCGTCGGCACCCTCGTCAACTCGCAGCTCCGGGGCCTCCCGAGCGGCGTGGCGGCGCTGCCGGCCACGCTGGGGGTGCACCTGCCGCTGCCTTGAGCCGGCCGCCGCCGGCGGGGTGGTGGGGCGAGGGCCCCGGCGCTCAGGAGGCGCCAGGGTCGGCGATCCGCCGGACCTCGTAGGCGCAACGGCGGGCGCCCGCGACCATGTGCTGCACCCGCTCCACGCGCGCATCCGGGAGCGCGGCACGGATGAAGTCGAGCTCGCTCGTGCAGGCCTGGCCGTAGCGCTGCGCCACCGCCCAGATGGCGCAGTTGTGCTCGACGATCCGGTACACGCCCGGCGAGACCCGCTCCGAGGTGGCGAGGTAGCCGTCCTCGTCGAGGATCCTCGTCAGCTCGGCCACGCGCGCGCCGAGGCCGCGCTTGGCGGCGAGGCGCCGGCGAGCGGCGTCGATGCGGTGCTCCCGCCGTCGGGCGAACAGGTCGTCGACGACGCCAGCGTCGCTCTCCCCGAGGTAGCCGAGGAGCTCGTTCGTGAGCTCGCCGTACGCCTTCGGGAACAGCGTGTCGGCCGCCGGCGTGACCGCGTAGACGAGCGCCCGCCGCCCGCGCCGCGGCGACGGGCTCGGTCGCTCGACCGCCTCGACGAGCCCGTCTCGGGCGAGCGCGCTCAGGTGCTGGCGCGCGCCGCTGACGGTCATCTCCAGCTGCCCCGCGAGCTGCTCGGCGGTGGCCTCGCCGCGCCGGCGCAAGGCGTAGAGCACGGCCCGACGGCCGGCGGGCAGCGTGGGGGTCGGGGCCGGGGCGCTCATGGCCGCGCTCGGTCGCGCAGGATCAGGTGGCTGTCACCGAACTCGTGCCACCGGTAGCCGCGCTCGAGCGCGGCGTGGTACGCGCGCCCGAGCACGACGGGGTCCGCGAAGGCCTGGAGCATCAAGAGGTGTGACGATTCTGGCTCGTGCCAGCCGGTGAGGAGGCCGTCGACGGCGCGCACCGGGCGGTCCGGGGTCACGACCACGTCGGTCCAGCCCCGGCCCGGGTGGACGACGCCGCGGTCGTCGGTGACGGTGGCGAGCGCCCGGACGACGGTGGTGCCGGCGGCCACCACCCGCCCTCCGTCGTGGCGGGTGGCGTTGATCGCGGTCGCGGTGGGACCGCCGACCTGGTAGCGCTCCGGGTAGGGCCGCTCGCCACCCTCGAGGGACGAGACGCCGGTGTGGAGCACGAGCGGGACGATCAGCACGCCGCCGGCGACGAGCTCGGTGACGAGCTCGGGGGAGAAGGGACGGCTGGCGCTCGGCATCTCGGCGCTGCCCGGCTCGCGGGCGAACACGGTCTGGTAGCAGCCGAGCGGCCAGTCCCGCGGCACGTGCCGGTACCGGATCGGGCGGCCGTGCGCGGCGGCGTAGGCGAGGAGCGGTGCGTTGACGACGACGCTCGCCAGCCACAGCCGCTCCGAGTGCGAGAAGCGGGTCAGGAGCTCCACGCGCCCGCCGCCGAGCAGCTCGATCGGGACGGCGTGGTCGAGCCGGAGGGGGACCGTGGATCCGGCGTCGGGCTGCCGGACCTCGACGAGACCGACCTCCCCGGGCAGGGTGCCGGAGAGGTGGACGACCACGGGTTCGCCGTCCGGGAGTCGCCCGTCGAGCGCGGCCGGGATCGTGGCGGAGCGGTTGACGACGATGACGTCGCCCGCGTGCAAGAACCGCCCGAGCTGCTGGAAGGTGCTGTCGATCGGCTCGCCGGCGCCGGGGCTGACGAGGAGGCGGACCTCGTCTCGGCGTCGACCCTGCGCCTCGGGGGGCTCGTGGGCCTCGTTCGCGACGGGGAGGGTGAAGTCCAGGGGCGGGTCGACGGTGGCGGTCACGGCCGGGGCTCCGACGCCGCGAGGGCCCGGGTCTGGTAGCGGCCGCTCGGCTGGTCGCCGTCGATGAGGGCCAGCAGGCCGGGGATGCTGGCGGCCGGCTCCGGTCGGTCGCTGATGTCCTCGCCGGGGAACGCGTCCTGATGCATCTCGGTTCGCATGTCGCCGGGGTCGACGACGAGCACCCGCAGGTCCGGTCGCTCGGCGGCCAGGATTCGGCTGGCGTGCTCGAGGGCGGCCTTCGAGGCGCCGTACCCGCCCCAGCCCTCGTACGCCTCGACGGCGGCGTCCGACGTGACGTTCACGACGGTGGCGTCGTCGGTCAGCTGCCCGCCGAGCGCCTGGACGAGCGCGACCGGCGCGACGACGTTGACGTCGAGGACGCGGCGGAGCGTGTCGGCGTCGAGGTCGCGCAAGGTCGGGAGGGGGCTCGCCCCGAGGGTGCTGGCGTTGTTGACGAGCAGGCGCACCGGCCCCAGGCGGGCGGCGGCGTCGGCCAGCGCGCGGCGGTGCTCGGCGTCGGTGACGTCGCCCGGCACCCCGATGACCGGCGTGTGGGCGGCCAGCCGACGCACGGCGGCGTCCAGGCGGGCCTCCCTGCGGGCGTCGAGGACGAGGGCCCAGCCTCGGGTGGCGAGGGCCTCGGCCAACGCGAGCCCGAGTCCCTGGGAGCCGCCGGTGATGAGGGCGACGGGCCTGGCGCCGGCCGGGGGATCAGCCATGGTGGCCTCCTCGTTCACGGATCGCTGAGGATCAATGAACAAGCTAGCACTTGTTTTTATCTCGGTCCACCCCCAGCGCGGTCGGGCCGCGCTCGCCCCCGCTCGCCGCGCACGCGACGCGCGGGGAGCTCCCTAGCCGCTCGGTGTCGGCGTCGCCCGGCAGCAGGACGGCCCCTGGGGCAGCCCCTGCAGCCGCCGCGCCAGCTCCCCGAGCTGGGCCTGCAGCACGCCGACACCCTCGGTGATCGACGCCGGCAGCGGGCCGGGCGCGTTCGTCGTCGACGGCCCCACCGACGCCGGCGCCGAGGCGTGGCCGCGTCGCGGCGCACCCGCCCAGGCCGCGTCGCGACGCACCGTCGGGCCGACGCGTCGGGGCACGGCCGACAGGGCGAAGCGGCCGACGCGCGTCACGGCGTGCCCGCCCTCGCTCCACAGCAGCCGACGGCCCGAGGGATCGAAGTAGAACTCGGGGACGACCCGGTTCAGGTTCGTGAGCCGCCGGATGGCGCCGGTCGCGCGGTCGAGCTCGTAGAGGTCGGTGTGGAACCCGGGGTCGCTGATCGCGAGCACGAACATGGGCCCGAAGGTCTCGTTCTGCAGCGGAGGTCGGAAGCCGAGCTGCTGCGCCGCGGTGACGAACGTCTGGTACCAGGTCGGGGAGCCCCGGCTCGACATCCAGATCACGTCCCGCATGTCCGGCGTGAACACCGCCTGCTCGTCCCACCCGGTGTTGCCGTCGGTCAGGTGCGTGACCAGCGGACGCCCCGGGGCCGCGCCCGGGCCGGCGAGGCGGAGGAAGTACAGCTCGAGGTTCAGCCAGCCCGCCCCGTCCTGGCCCATCGCGGTGTAGAGGAAGCCGCTGCCGTCGGGTGCCCACACCTGGGTCTCGTAGCCGGTGTCGGTGGCGGGGCCGACCACCCGCAGGTTCGTGAGCTCCGGCGTTCGGCCTCGCCGCGGGGTGAAGTCGGCGATGAGCATCGTCCACTGGGTGCCGCCGGCGGCGAGATCAGTGAAGCCGACGTGCGTCCAGACCAGGTGCCGCCCGTCCGGCGACCACGCCGGGTGGTAGTTGTCGAAGGGCACGCCGCTCGGCTCGAACGGCAGGCCCGGCGCAGTTAGGCGCGTCACGTCGGAGCCGTCCGGGCGCATGACGTAGAGGTCGGTCCCGACGCCGCCCAGGCACGGCGCGCCGAACGTCACCGAGCTGCCGCGCCACGAGCAGAAGAGGATCCAGTCACCCTGCGGACGCTCCTGCGGGAAGCCGTTCGGCCCCGGCTGCCCGCAGGTCAGGCACCGGATGGTCGACCCGTCGAGCTTCGACACGTAGACCTGCTCGGTGCCGGAGCCGTCGCGCTCGTTCGAGAGGACTCGCCCGTCGGGAGCAAAGGACGGGTCCTGCCCGAAGGTGTACCGACCGGTCTCGACCGTGAACGGCGCCGTGAAGTACGGGTTCGGCCCGCGGGCGGGCGCGCCGAGGCGAGCCGGTCCGGCCCCGCCGATGCTGGCCAGGGCGATCCCCAGGACGACGACCCCGCGGCCCGGTTGCCGCGAGCGGGTGCCCAGCACGAGCCTCACGTCCCCCCTCACCGCGCGCGACCCGACCCGCGGGCTCGGCGTCGCCGCGGGTCAGGATCCCAGGCCGCGTGCGCCGACGCCACCCCCGTCGTCGTGGCGGCGACAGTGTCGCCCGTGGTCGGCGGTCC
Proteins encoded:
- a CDS encoding FAD-dependent oxidoreductase, whose translation is MAVPELGRARVVVIGGGFAGLQVVRRLVDEPVDVTLIDQRNYNTFQPLLYQVATAGLDEGDVAHTIRAIFAHDRNVDVQLGTVVGVDRDARQVELEGGASIPYDALVVAAGATTNDFGVPGVAEHAFPLYTLGEAIRLRHQILGCFEATEREPARARDGSLTCVIVGGGPTGVETAGTMAELFTKVLASGYRRADVSHARVVLVEMGTELLGSFRPASRRHAEQTL
- a CDS encoding class I SAM-dependent methyltransferase, giving the protein MDERGAPGGPVGEHRLDGTDPGWVTWRAATAAELVADRVPIEASVDRRVESNRRWWDQMVPIHAASPFYDVERFRAGGLSLDEIERGEVGDVRGQSLLHLQCHFGLGTLSWARLGARVTGVDYSAPAIELARRLAAELGLEARFLCSDLYELPDRLQERFDVVFTSYGVLTWLPDLARWGETVAGLLRPGGRLHLVELHPFAGMFDDETTEVRLRYPYFRGAEAIRIERPGSYAAPAAPTDLQVTYSWPAPVSAVLGALVDAGLRIESFREFGSCGEQLRPWLVLGPDGRWTAPPGWPAVPLLYALRARAG
- a CDS encoding HD-GYP domain-containing protein, yielding MRPSAPDRWRERPLARVLVGAAAYLLPLAGSAAAGFTVSRLVPLRGGVTGRVAWALAVVVSAGIAYFVVERVARRLLPLAMLLRLSLLFPDRAPSRFALALRAGNRRRLQAWAQREAASGQRPDAERQAETALTLIAALGAHDRRTRGHSERVQALTDLVAEEVHLSPGDTDRLRWAALLHDIGKLTVPADVLNRPGRPNPAGMRAIRRHPGEGARLAEPLASWLGEWRHAIDQHHERFDGDGYPRGLREGEISLGARVVAVTDAYETMTAVRAYKKAMSIQDARTELVRCAGSHFDPKVVRAFLDISIGRLRRTAGVVAALAEIPLLGLLPRLAIGTSTLAPAATPGLTGAALFGLGVLTFGAHAPTPSASSAGLAARPTATASAALLTAPADGVAVGSPAAAPPSASAPALPPPAGAVGRGLVGGVGTLVNSQLRGLPSGVAALPATLGVHLPLP
- a CDS encoding ArsR family transcriptional regulator — translated: MSAPAPTPTLPAGRRAVLYALRRRGEATAEQLAGQLEMTVSGARQHLSALARDGLVEAVERPSPSPRRGRRALVYAVTPAADTLFPKAYGELTNELLGYLGESDAGVVDDLFARRREHRIDAARRRLAAKRGLGARVAELTRILDEDGYLATSERVSPGVYRIVEHNCAIWAVAQRYGQACTSELDFIRAALPDARVERVQHMVAGARRCAYEVRRIADPGAS
- a CDS encoding S-adenosylmethionine:tRNA ribosyltransferase-isomerase; this translates as MTATVDPPLDFTLPVANEAHEPPEAQGRRRDEVRLLVSPGAGEPIDSTFQQLGRFLHAGDVIVVNRSATIPAALDGRLPDGEPVVVHLSGTLPGEVGLVEVRQPDAGSTVPLRLDHAVPIELLGGGRVELLTRFSHSERLWLASVVVNAPLLAYAAAHGRPIRYRHVPRDWPLGCYQTVFAREPGSAEMPSASRPFSPELVTELVAGGVLIVPLVLHTGVSSLEGGERPYPERYQVGGPTATAINATRHDGGRVVAAGTTVVRALATVTDDRGVVHPGRGWTDVVVTPDRPVRAVDGLLTGWHEPESSHLLMLQAFADPVVLGRAYHAALERGYRWHEFGDSHLILRDRARP
- a CDS encoding SDR family oxidoreductase, whose product is MADPPAGARPVALITGGSQGLGLALAEALATRGWALVLDARREARLDAAVRRLAAHTPVIGVPGDVTDAEHRRALADAAARLGPVRLLVNNASTLGASPLPTLRDLDADTLRRVLDVNVVAPVALVQALGGQLTDDATVVNVTSDAAVEAYEGWGGYGASKAALEHASRILAAERPDLRVLVVDPGDMRTEMHQDAFPGEDISDRPEPAASIPGLLALIDGDQPSGRYQTRALAASEPRP